One segment of Carya illinoinensis cultivar Pawnee chromosome 1, C.illinoinensisPawnee_v1, whole genome shotgun sequence DNA contains the following:
- the LOC122291574 gene encoding uncharacterized protein LOC122291574, with translation MEEDLARQWEGLCLTEKEKEGLVLPAEVLHSALHYGKYCLLAMIVAEKFINKEAFKVTMTKIWKCDSWVQFTEVGFNKFLIEFNLEENMKRVTAGRPWSFDRWLICLQPLDSSKSIGETTFTKEEFWIQVFNMPFGCMTREIGMQVGNNVGKVLKVHVDQRGIGWGKFLRIRVEMDITKPLLRGMFISVEGKQTWIQLRYERLPSFCFNCGTIKHTTQGCISSRNEEKQQYGAWLRAAAPRESDLLFKKYGNNMNPEAEPERQSWRKEEEVGDEVQSR, from the coding sequence ATGGAGGAAGATTTAGCAAGACAATGGGAGGGACTTTGCCTTACTGAGAAGGAGAAAGAAGGGCTGGTTCTACCAGCAGAAGTACTGCACAGTGCATTACATTATGGCAAGTACTGCCTATTAGCAATGATAGTGGCGGAGAAGTTTATAAACAAAGAAGCATTCAAAGTCACTATGACTAAGATCTGGAAATGTGATAGCTGGGTCCAGTTTACAGAAGTTGGATTCAACAAGTTCCTGATTGAGTTTAACTTGGAGGAAAACATGAAAAGAGTAACTGCAGGAAGACCTTGGTCCTTTGATAGATGGCTGATATGCCTGCAGCCCCTTGATAGCAGCAAGTCAATTGGAGAAACCACCTTCACTAAAGAGGAGTTCTGGATCCAAGTTTTCAACATGCCTTTTGGGTGTATGACACGGGAGATTGGAATGCAGGTGGGCAATAATGTAGGAAAGGTGCTAAAAGTTCATGTTGACCAACGAGGCATTGGATGGGGGAAGTTCTTAAGGATAAGAGTTGAAATGGACATAACAAAGCCTCTTCTCAGGGGGATGTTCATATCAGTGGAAGGGAAGCAAACTTGGATCCAGTTGAGGTATGAGAGATTACCATCCTTTTGTTTTAACTGTGGCACAATCAAGCACACAACACAGGGGTGCATTTCTAGTAGAAATGAAGAAAAGCAGCAGTATGGAGCATGGTTAAGGGCAGCTGCTCCTAGAGAGAGTGACTTGCTGTTCAAAAAGTATGGCAATAACATGAACCCAGAAGCTGAACCAGAGAGGCAGTCATGGAGGAAAGAAGAGGAGGTTGGGGATGAAGTCCAATCGAGGTAA